One Papaver somniferum cultivar HN1 chromosome 10, ASM357369v1, whole genome shotgun sequence genomic window carries:
- the LOC113319515 gene encoding uncharacterized protein LOC113319515 produces the protein MGAVKSYGLDIELLCQPPNSPDLNVLDLGFFSAISALHHTDAPTTVDEFIASVTRAFENFSVEDANNVFITLQSCMKEILRIKGGIHYKIPHMHKWRLIRDGQLPNVLDCDPQVLNEAWEFMKEYEITQESSSVLDPMKANQMKANTKRKRTGQLAMDFKQTIIGNDLYQSWIDDASDLVGRKKRAKSINKMKIAQLMDLPPVAIVCGLAGKHCTGIYYPKPLLDLYRDLLPKPPEPVVPLIPIEENNGFGAQWLRPLLEANYFIPCRDHGEEMSKSESKYFCLDCMGKSICSYCLIHHREHRIVQIRRSNYHNVIRVNEVQKHVDISGVQHYVINNAEIVFLNERPQLRHGKRVTNTCEICGRTLLGSFRFCSLSCKAKKMMHVVEKAMESVEKLSKAMM, from the exons ATGGGAGCGGTTAAAAGTTACGGGTTGGATATAGAGTTGTTGTGTCAACCTCCAAACAGCCCCGATTTGAATGTTTTAGACCTTGGGTTCTTTAGCGCTATATCTGCACTTCATCATACTGATGCTCCAACCACAGTAGATGAGTTTATCGCAAGTGTTACGAGAGCGTTTGAAAATTTCTCGGTTGAAGACGCAAATAATGTTTTCATAACATTACAATCTTGCATGAAGGAGATTCTTAGAATCAAGGGTGGAATTCACTACAAGATTCCTCATATGCATAAATGGCGTTTAATTAGAGATGGCCAACTCCCTAATGTACTTGACTGTGATCCTCAAGTATTGAATGAGGCCTGGGAATTTATGAAGGAGTATGAAATTACGCAAGAAAGTTCTTCAG TTTTAGACCCTATGAAAGCAAATCAAATGAAGGCGaatacgaaaagaaaaagaacggGCCAGCTTGCTATGGATTTTAAACAAACTATCATCGGCAACGATCTTTACCAGAGCTGGATTGATGATGCCTCTGACCTTGTCGGAAGAAAAAAG AGAGCCAAATCGATCAATAAAATGAAGATAGCACAGCTCATGGACCTCCCTCCAGTAGCGATTGTATGTGGGTTGGCAGGAAAGCATTGTACAGGGATCTATTATCCGAAGCCATTGCTTGATCTATACAGGGATCTATTACCCAAACCACCTGAACCA GTCGTTCCGCTTATCCCAATTGAAGAAAACAATGGCTTTGGTGCTCAATGGTTAAGGCCATTACTGGAAGCAAACTATTTCATTCCTTGTAGAGACCATGGGGAAGAAATGTCTAAAAGTGAATCCAAATATTTCTGCTTGGATTGTATGGGTAAATCCATTTGTTCTTACTGTCTGATTCATCATAGAGAACATCGCATTGTTCAA ATAAGGAGGTCTAACTACCACAACGTTATAAGGGTTAATGAAGTTCAGAAGCACGTAGACATTTCTGGTGTTCAACATTATGTAATTAACAATGCTGAAATCGTTTTTCTCAACGAACGCCCTCAATTAAGACATGGTAAAAGAGTTACAAATACATGTGAAATTTGTGGCAGGACCTTGCTTGGTTCATTCAGATTTTGTTCTTTGAGTTGCAAG GCGAAGAAGATGATGCACGTTGTCGAGAAAGCTATGGAATCTGTGGAAAAGCTTTCCAAAGCTATGATGTAG
- the LOC113318526 gene encoding putative uncharacterized protein DDB_G0277255, with amino-acid sequence MEIPKPEEQPENIQPQLNHNNNNNTLSPSSSGRNNGLLNSPEFEFWMVSNPSFPQPNLHSADELFVDGIILPLCLLSHDEQQQQHSSDENPLRNLDDVDEEVNETPISEQGLKPEPESENGPSREIGTQPGSGPESSSSAAAAASTTVFSTSKRWRDIFKVGEKKSVNNNSNNQEESKSGAEKSEKRKDRKSSGNTNNTSSTASGTNNSAELNINIWPFSRSRSAGNNNVNRPKVPLTRKVSSAPCSRSNSGSESKSRKWPSSPSRGGGIHLGRSSPVWQVRRGLNTASTTGMNKNSSEVVVKNADIKVSNVKKESNADSKVSNVKKEGSESSRWSKSRLGGGSGGGGSSGGGGVVSGLNLNVQMCMGYRQNSICRSDEHRSSLLVNGGDQNCSGGAAGNGGNGVKMFNIRTLFSSKKVY; translated from the coding sequence ATGGAGATACCCAAACCGGAAGAACAACCAGAAAATATCCAACCCCAACtgaatcataataataataataatactctgTCGCCgagtagtagtggaagaaataatGGTCTTTTGAACTCACCTGAATTTGAGTTTTGGATGGTTAGTAATCCATCGTTTCCACAACCTAATCTTCATTCTGCTGATGAGTTGTTTGTTGATGGTATTATACTTCCTCTCTGTCTTCTTTCTCAtgatgaacaacaacaacaacattcttCTGATGAAAACCCACTAAGAAATCtcgatgatgttgatgaagaagTAAATGAAACCCCCATTTCAGAACAGGGTCTAAAACCAGAACCAGAATCAGAAAACGGACCGAGTCGTGAAATCGGTACACAACCAGGTTCAGGTCCCGAGTCATCATCTTCTGCTGCAGCAGCAGCCTCGACAACAGTGTTCTCGACATCAAAGAGATGGAGAGATATATTCAAAGTCGGTGAGAAGAAATCTgtaaacaacaacagcaacaatcaAGAAGAAAGTAAATCGGGTGCTGAGAAATCAGAGAAGAGGAAAGATAGAAAAAGTAGTGGTAATACTAATAATACCAGTAGTACTGCTAGTGGAACAAACAACTCGGCCGAGTTAAACATAAACATATGGCCATTTTCAAGAAGTAGATCAGCTGGAAATAATAATGTGAATCGTCCAAAAGTACCATTAACCCGGAAGGTAAGCAGTGCTCCATGTTCGAGAAGTAACTCGGGCAGTGAGTCAAAATCAAGGAAATGGCCAAGTAGTCCGAGTCGAGGTGGTGGGATTCATTTAGGAAGAAGTAGTCCTGTTTGGCAAGTTCGTCGTGGACTTAATACTGCTTCAACTACAGGGATGAACAAAAATTCTTCAGAAGTGGTAGTTAAGAATGCTGATATTAAGGTTAGTAATGTTAAGAAAGAGAGTAATGCTGATAGTAAGGTTAGTAATGTTAAAAAAGAAGGTTCTGAAAGTAGCCGATGGAGTAAGAGTCGATTAGGTGGTGGAAGCGGAGGCGGTgggagtagtggtggtggtggtgtcgtCAGTGGTTTGAACTTGAATGTTCAAATGTGTATGGGTTATCGCCAGAATTCAATTTGCAGAAGTGATGAACATAGATCAAGCTTGCTTGTCAATGGTGGTGATCAAAATTGCAGCGGCGGTGCTGCTGGTAATGGTGGAAATGGTGTTAAAATGTTTAATATTCGCACCCTATTCTCCTCCAAGAAAGTGTATTAA
- the LOC113318912 gene encoding uncharacterized protein LOC113318912, translating to MAYQSLRYTDRLSYTSEGGSLLGAHPLDTLPTIVVDGGARQFLLTSQDSDKTHSTNESNRLADLSASFRMISSSLMMMKLADIEMIKAREISRIESEKRSIEVEANLTQMLVNTQLEIASFLSRTIQKRKRKRVENDDSSISERQSLLLLMLLQCNMFF from the exons ATGGCGTATCAATCACTTCGCTATACAGACCGTCTAAGCTACACCTCTGAGGGTGGATCTTTACTCGGTGCACACCCTCTAGATACTCTTCCGACCATTGTTGTGGATGGTGGCGCACGACAATTTCTGTTAACGAGTCAAGACTCGGACAAAACCCATTCAACTAATGAATCAAATAGATTAGCTGATCTGTCTGCAAGCTTCAGAATGATATCTAGCTcattgatgatgatgaaattggCTGACATCGAGATGATTAAAGCTAGAGAAATTTCTCGTATTGAATCTGAAAAACGGAGTATTGAAGTAGAAGCTAATTTGACTCAGATGCTGGTTAACACTCAATTAGAAATCGCTTCATTTCTTTCACGGACGATTCAAAAGCGGAAGAGAAAACGAGTTGAAAACGACGATTCTTCGATATCGGAAAG GCAGAGCCTTCTATTACTGATGTTACTTCAATGCAACATGTTTTTCTGA